In the genome of Thermoproteus tenax Kra 1, the window GAGGTGTTTCGTGGACATAACGACGCACTCTAGGTGCCAGCCAGGCCTCCCGGGGCACCAAGGCGAGTTCCACCAGGGCTCTCCCGGCGACCAACTCTTCCAGAGGGCGAAGTCGAGGGGGTTCCTCTTGCCGGGCTCGGGCTCCACCCGCGCGCCGGCCACCAGTTCCTCTATCCTCTGCCCCGAGAACTCCCCGTAGCGGGGCACTTTGCCGACCTCAAAGTAGACAGAGCCGTCGGGCGCCACGTAGGCGTACCCCCTATCCACTAGAGCCCTTATCCACTCCAACATGTCTCCAACATATTCGGTTACTCTAGGGTAGGCGTACGCCGGCTTGACGTACAGTCTCTCCATCACGTCGAAGTACTCCCTAATATACCTCTCGGGCACCTCGCGCCATCTGGAGACGGCATCTGCGCCGAACTCCTCTCTGGCCCTGTTTATTATTTTGTCGTCGACGTCCGTGAAGTTTATCACTAGCTTGACCTCTAGGCCCAAGTGCTCTAGATAGCGCCTCAAGATATCAAAGAACACGTAGACTCTGCCGTGTCCCACGTGCACCGAGTCGTAGGGCGTTATTCCGCACACGTAGCCTCTGGCGACGCCGGGGGTTAGGACAGAGAAGGGCTCCACTCTCTTGCTGGCAGTGTTGTAGATTCTCAGAGGAAGTGCCGACACCCCGACATATGCTCAAGATCCCGTCCCCTTTTTAAATTTCAACTGTCGGCGTACCGTGAGGTCGTCATCTATCGGAACAGGTGCATCTCCCCACGTTTACTCAGGCAAACGTAATTTAATAGTATGTGTGCCGCCTCTGAGCCCATACGTGGCTATCAAGACTTTGTCGGAGAATCTGGAGAGGAGCCTCTCGAGGCCCTCCTCGTAAGTATGCGCCGGCACGACCACAGGCTCTAGGCCCCATATGAGCTCCAACATCCTCGCGGAGCTCCAACATCCTCGCGAGCCTCCTCTCGTTGACTCCGACGTAGACTGTCGTCATCGGCCTAAATTTAGCTATTCTCTTCGCCAGAGTTCCCGTCATTGAGTATACTGCGATTTCCCCTCCCATGTCCTCGGCCATATCTACCACGGCTTTGGCGAACCTATCGCGTGCGTCGGCCGGCGACGCAGCCTTAAGTCTCCCGAACTCGACCTGCGACACTATCCTCCTCAGCCAATCCACTGCCTCTAACGGGTGCTCTCCGCTCGCAGTCTCGTTGGTCAGCCACAGAGAGTCCACTCCGAGACTCGCCGTTGTGTACACGTCGTTGACCTCCGCCCTAGTGGGCGTCGTGTTGGTCTGCATAGAGTCCAAAAGCTGCGTGGCCACCGCCACGGGCCTTCCTGCCGAGAGAGATCTCTCCACCAAGAGCCTCTGTACTTTAGGAATGTACTCCAGTCCGTAGTGCAGCGCCAGATCGCCTCTCGCTATAACTATGTAGTCGGCCGCATTGATTATCTCCTCGATTTTATCTACTGCGCTCTTCGTCTCTATTTTGGCCATTATGCCGGAGGTGAGCCCAGCCTCCTCGACGACGCTCCTCATTTTCCTCACGTCTGCTCCGTCTCTCACAAGGCTGAGGGCCACGTAGTCTACGTCGTCTCTGAACCGAGAGAGCGTCTGAAGCGCCCTTATGTCTTCCTCCACAGGCTGCTCTATATGATATTCCTTGCCTTTGACCACTATTGCCTTATTGCTGGATATGACGCCGGAGGATAACGACTCGGCCTCGGCCGAGGTCTGCGCTGCGCTGATTATCCTCAAGACGAGTTTTCCGTCTAACATAAGAACCTCGTCTCCCTCCTCGATTACTTCGAAGAACTCACGCCGCGGCACAGGTACGAAGCCGTCCCCCTTCTCGGCTAATTTAAAGGAGACGCGGGCGCCCGCCGTTATCTGTAGAGGGCGCATAAGGCCGGTCCTGACGCTGGGGCCCCTTAGATCCGCTATAATGGCTATATACCTCCCGCTGGTCTCCTCATACTTCCTCACGGCGTTCACGCGGGCCTCTACCTCCGATGGCGATGCGTGAGACATATTTATCCGCACGCCGTGAACCTTGCTCAACAGGGCCGTTATATCCGGCAGTCTATCAGTCGAAGGCCCCAATGTAGCTACAATTTTAGTGAACACAGATACTACTCGCGCGATCTTTATTTATATGAAGCTATACCGCCCAACTCTCGTATCACTTCATATATGTTTTCATTTTCTACTATCTTCTCTTGTCCTTTATATACATCTATCTTTTTTACTCCACATTGATCCAATATATTTTGTA includes:
- the pyk gene encoding pyruvate kinase; protein product: MFTKIVATLGPSTDRLPDITALLSKVHGVRINMSHASPSEVEARVNAVRKYEETSGRYIAIIADLRGPSVRTGLMRPLQITAGARVSFKLAEKGDGFVPVPRREFFEVIEEGDEVLMLDGKLVLRIISAAQTSAEAESLSSGVISSNKAIVVKGKEYHIEQPVEEDIRALQTLSRFRDDVDYVALSLVRDGADVRKMRSVVEEAGLTSGIMAKIETKSAVDKIEEIINAADYIVIARGDLALHYGLEYIPKVQRLLVERSLSAGRPVAVATQLLDSMQTNTTPTRAEVNDVYTTASLGVDSLWLTNETASGEHPLEAVDWLRRIVSQVEFGRLKAASPADARDRFAKAVVDMAEDMGGEIAVYSMTGTLAKRIAKFRPMTTVYVGVNERRLARMLELREDVGAHMGPRACGRAGAYLRGGPREAPLQILRQSLDSHVWAQRRHTYY